The genomic segment TGCCAGTATCCTTTATCGTCCCTGATTTTTTTACATGATGAACAGATGGGAAGCATTCCTTTAAGCTGTTTGACTTGTTCCAGGGCATCCTTAAGTTTGGTTGTAAGGTGCTGACGTTCAATAGCATAGCGCAGGGTTCTTACAATTGAAGCTGCAGAAAGATCGCCTTTAAACAAATAATCCTGGGCACCTTTTTTTACAATTTCAAGTGCCAGTTCATGATCCCTTGAGCCTGTCATGATAACAACAGGTATTAAAGGGAACAGCTTATGAAAAGTAAAGAATGTATCAATACCAAAACTGTCAGGCAGGGACAGATCTATTATTGCAGCATCAATTTGATTGTTTTTTGCAGCAGTTTTTGCTTTTTCAATTCCATATTCATGGAATATTTCAAACTCTGCCTCATCTGAAGATTCCAATATCTCTTTCAGGAGAAAAAAATCATCAGGATTATCTTCAACAATGAGAATATTAATCTTTTTTTTCATCGCAATCCTTTTTTTGACGGAAGTTTTACCAGTTGAAGCCAGAACCCCTCAATCTGTTTTACAACCT from the Desulfonema limicola genome contains:
- a CDS encoding response regulator; the encoded protein is MKKKINILIVEDNPDDFFLLKEILESSDEAEFEIFHEYGIEKAKTAAKNNQIDAAIIDLSLPDSFGIDTFFTFHKLFPLIPVVIMTGSRDHELALEIVKKGAQDYLFKGDLSAASIVRTLRYAIERQHLTTKLKDALEQVKQLKGMLPICSSCKKIRDDKGYWQQIEAYISKHSDATFTHGICPCCIQELYPEFVNEKK